A part of Puniceicoccaceae bacterium genomic DNA contains:
- a CDS encoding FeoA family protein, with product MKNFFQISDSIHPEPGCKLMGSLEGLDRGRSATIDGIDAHCTGLARRRLLDLGFVPGTRVTKLGEGLFNGPSRFQIRGNVIALRREQAAHILAQHD from the coding sequence ATGAAAAACTTTTTCCAAATTTCAGATTCAATCCACCCGGAACCCGGATGCAAACTGATGGGGTCGCTGGAGGGTCTGGACAGGGGCCGATCCGCAACCATCGATGGCATCGATGCGCATTGCACGGGCCTTGCGCGCCGTCGCCTGCTGGACCTTGGGTTTGTGCCAGGCACCCGCGTAACCAAGTTAGGAGAAGGCCTCTTCAACGGACCGAGCCGCTTCCAGATCCGCGGCAACGTCATTGCCCTGCGCCGTGAGCAGGCCGCGCACATCCTGGCCCAACACGATTGA